Genomic segment of Geminocystis herdmanii PCC 6308:
GTATAGTTTTAGTTACAGCTAGTAGTGAAACTGAAGCAAGTTCGATCGCCCATACCTTGATAGAAGAATCCTTGGCGGTGTGTGTCAATTTTATGCCCATTACTTCCGTTTATCATTGGCAAGGAAAAGTTTGTCAAGATTCGGAATGGCAATTAATTATTAAGACAGATTTGATACTTTTTGAGCGCCTCGAAAGTAAAATTAGAGAATTACATTCTTACGATGTACCAGAAATTGTGCGATTCGTTTAGGTCAAAGTTGAGTCTCATAGAGACACCTAGAAGCCAATTCTAGCCCAACGTAAACCTAGCAAGGTAATCAAAAAACCTCAAGAGAAATTAAGACCCATCACAGGGCATCCTCGAAGGGCAAACTCAGAACCTAGATAACTTAATAACTGTTAAAAACAAAAGAATGGTAACATTCAGGCAACACTATAAATAAGACGGAAATCAAGAGAAATGTAACAAAACTTTACAAAACTCAGTGCGGATTACCGAACCTGCGAAGTAGTGATAACCGAACAAGTATTTAAGTACTGATGTACCTTGACAACTTGTACTTCCGTGATGGTGCAAAACCATCCGCCCAGATGTTGGGTTGACAGCATATCCCTCAGTCACTTGAAATTGGTAATCTCATAGGCTGAAGCAGGGAAAGTAAGGTGTTCATACTACTAGCCTACCAAGTGGTACACATCACGCATTGTTGACTAAGATTACGCAAGGAACTCTCGTTTGAACCATCGATAGGACAAACTAGCTAAAAAGGCTGACAAGCTAGACCAAAAAGGTAACTCCTAACATACCAGTAGTCTGATTTTACTAATCTGGAAACATCTATACAGGACGGTGGATAGAGAGAATCTAAGGTCAACGAATACGGAAGACAGGAACGAAGTAACCTCCGAACGGCTCTCAGAGAGGTCGAAACTCTGAGTAGTAACCAGCGTAAGCCCCAAAGAGGAGAGATTGTGTAAGAAGCCAATGCCTTTATGTAATGTAAAAGATATGCTGACGTACACACTGAGAAATGTAATGTATAGTTTTTAGTAGTAATTAAGAAGTTATGAACGTAAAGTATAAATGGAACGCTTGGAATCAAATCGATTGGAAAATCGTAGAGGTTGCAGTGTTTAAGTTACAAAAGAGAATATACAAAGCAAGTCAACGTGGCGATGTCAAATTGGTACACAAATTACAGAGACTACTAACCAAATCCTACTATGGGAAACTCTGGGCAACCAGAATGGTAACACAAGACAATCAAGGCAAGGTGACGGCAGGAGTTGACGGTAAAAAATCACTCAGACCCAACCAAAGACTTGAGTTAGCAAGTAGCCTAAGAATCGGTAGAAAAACAAAACCTTTAAGGAGAGTTTGGATACCAAAAACAAACGGTGAAAAAAGAGGACTTGGAATACCAACCATAGAAGACAGGGCTTTACAGGCTTTAGTCAAACTAGGATTAGAACCACAATGGGAATCAAACTTTGAGGGTAATTCATACGGATTCAGACCAGCAAGAAGCTGTCACGATGCTATAGAAGCAATATTCAATTCAATCAGATATGTACCAAAATATGTACTGGACGCTGATATAACTGGATGCTTTGACAACATCGACCACAATAAATTACTAAACAAACTAAACTCTTATCCTCAACTAAATAGACAAGTCAAGGCTTGGCTAAAAAGTGGAGTAATGGAAAATAAAGACCTAATACCTACTGACAAAGGCACACCGCAAGGAGGAGTCATCTCACCCTTATTGGCTAACATTGCCTTACACGGTATGGAACTAGAAGTCAAGAAATACGCCAGAACTCTCAAAGGAAACAGTTATAGAAATGAAAAAAGTATAAGTCTAATAAGATACGCAGACGATTTTGTAATCCTGCACAAAGACTTAAACATAATCATTAAATGTAAAGAAATTATTGAAAAATGGCTTAAGGAAGTAGGACTAGAACTTAAACCAGAAAAGACCCACATATCCCACACTTTAAATGAGCATGAAGGAAATGTAGGTTTTGACTTTCTCGGATTTAACATTAGACAATATTCAATAGGAAAATGTCATAGTGGAAAATCCACGAATGGAAAGTTACTCGGATTCAAGACTATCATAAAACCCTCAAAGAAAAAAGTGAAAACCCACATCAAAAAAATTGGAGATGTAATAAGAAGGCACAAATCATCACCTCAAATAGCATTAATCAACGAATTAAATCCTATAATCAGAGGATGGAGTAATTATTACAGCACAGTTTGCAGTAAAGAAACCTACTCAGAATGTGACCATATTATATATCGACAATTAAAAAGATGGGGAGAAAGAAGACATTCAAAAAAATCCAAATCATGGGTTACAAGAAAATACTGGCATGAAGATTACTCAGACGAAAGAACGAGAAATTGGGTCTTCAAAACTAAGGACGGAATGATACTTTTAAATCACTCAGATACACCCATTGTGCGACACGTCAAAGTCAAAGGAGATAAAAGCCTTTTTGATGGAGATTGGATTTATTGGGCAACTCGTAAAGGTTCTCACCCTGAAGTATCAACAAAAATGGCAACATTATTGAAGAGACAAAAGGGTAAATGTAATCACTGTGGACTATATTTCAAAGATGGTGACTTAGTAGAAATCGACCATGTTATCCCCAGTTCGTCAGGGGGCAAAAATGAGTATAATAATCTACAAGCATTACATCGACATTGCCATGACACCAAAACTAATAACGACTACAAAGAAATTCCCAACTTTGGGAATAAGAAAAATACCAAAAGTATTCAAAGTTCCAAAGGGCATAGCCAAACAGGCAGAAGCCAATAGAAATTATCAAGCAACTTTGAAGAATATGGGTTATTAGGACTTGTACCTATGACAAAGGGCATTTTTGAGAGGAGCTGTGTGAGGTGAAAGTCTCATGCACAGTTCTGAAGAGAGGTTTAGGCAGTGATGCCTACTCCTACTTTAATATCGCTTTACCAATTATAAAAGGTTCTCAACCCTATTTACATTGGATAAAAGAAAATCTGATCACCTCTAAAAATATTTAAAATTATTATGGGATATGTTATTAGTACCGTCAACATGAAAGGTGGCGTAGGCAAAACAACGTTAACGGTGAATTTAGCCACATCTTTAGCCAAAAATTTTAAAAAGAGAGTTTTAGTTTTAGATTTAGATGCTCAAATTAGTGCCACTTTAAGTCTATTACCGCCCCATGAGTTTGGTAAATTGAGAAAAAAACGCAAAACCCTTAGTTATTTAATTGATGGAGTAATTCAACCAAATCCTTACGCCAAGTTAACTATTCACGATATTATCACCCCTTTTGTTTGTGGTTTACCTCTGTTGGAGTTGTTACCCGGAGATATTGAATTGTATGATGAATATTTGGTGTCGGAAATGTTGCATCAAAAAGCGGTTAATGACAATAAAATTGAAAATTTTGAATCGGTATGGAATAGCTTTGAAAGAATGTTAATTCATGATATTTTACAACCGATCATCAATGATTATGACTTTATTATTATGGATTGCGCCCCGGGTTATAATCTTTTAACTAGAAGTGCGATCGCCGCTAGTGATTTTTATTTGTTACCTGCGCGCCCTGAACCTTTATCATTGGTAGGGATACAATTGTTAGAAAGAAGGATCAAAAAATTAAAGGACAGTCATCAAAATACTGATCCTCTGAAATTGCAATTATTAGGTATTGTGTTTATTCTCTCTGAAGGAGGGTTGTTTGGACGTTATGATAAATATTATGATCAGGTAAAAAGACGAGTTCAACAGGATTTTTCGATCGATCAAATATTTGCTAATGATATTCCCATGGATGTTAATGTAGCCAAAGCTGTGGATTTATTTATGCCGGCGGTGTTAACTTCCCCTAATTCCAGTGGCGGAAAGGCTTTTTTGAAACTCACAGAGGAATTTTTAGAGAAAATAAACACGAAGAATTGAAAATTAGACATCTGGGAAAAATTGGTAAAAGAAGAGTTTAAACTCAGAATGGGTTGAATATTATTCAACCCCTAGGAATAAATAAAAATCTTTTCGGGAGAAGTCAATCTAAACTGAGAAAATAAAGATATAATTTGTAACAAAAGCATTAAGAAATATTGAGAAAAAAAATTAAAGATGTGGGGCATCATCATTGCTCATAAATTTAATTTTGATTTTACATTTTCTATTAATTCTGTCATCATAAAACCTTATTATATATATATATCAGTGTCATCAGCATATTCTAATCCTCAAAAATATTTATCACCGAATCCAGACTTTATGCCCACGCCCTTGAATAATAAACCAGAAGCGGGAAAAAAAGTATATCGTTGGAATCGTGACAATTACTCTAGTCTGCGCAGACGGATTGATATTTGGACTTTTGTTCTTATTCTCCTATTCAAACTTTGGCGCAATAGCAAAAAATGGACTTATGCTAATGGTTACACCGAAGAAAAACGATCGAACCGTCGTCGTATTCAAGCAGGATGGATTCGGGAAAATTTACTAGAATTAGGACCTACTTTTATTAAAGTAGGACAACTTTTTTCCACCCGTGCTGATATTTTTCCTGCGGAATATGTCGAAGAATTGTCAAAGTTACAAGATAGAGTCCCTGCTTTTAGTTTTGAGCAAGTTACCGCCATTATTGAGAAGGATTTAAGTAAACCGCTCAATAAATTATTTCGTAGTTTTGATCCCACTCCCCTCGCTGCGGCTAGTTTAGGGCAAGTTCACAAAGCGCAATTATACTCAGGGGAAGAAGTTGTTGTCAAAATTCAACGTCCGGGGTTGCCTCAATTATTTACTATTGATTTGGGTATTCTCAAACAAATTACCCGTTATTTTCAAAATCATCCTCGTTGGGGTAAGGGTAGAGACTGGTTAGGGATTTATGAAGAATGTTGTCGTATTCTCTGGGAAGAAACGGATTATTTGAGGGAAGGACGCAACGCTGATACTTTTCGCCGTAATTTTCGATCGGCGGATTGGGTGAAAGTACCGAAGGTTTTTTGGCGTTATACTTCTCCCCGTGTCCTCACTTTAGAATATATGCCGGGTATCAAAATCAGTCACTATGAGGCTTTAGAAGCGGCAGGGCTCGATCGAAAGGTGTTAGCGAAATTGGGGGCTAGAGCTTATTTACAACAGTTGCTCAATGATGGTTTTTTCCATGCTGATCCTCATCCGGGTAACTTAGCTGTAGCAGGAGATGGTGCTTTAATCTTCTATGATTTTGGTATGATGGGACAATTAAAGAGTAATGTTAAAGAAAAATTGATCGAGATGCTATTCGGTGTCACCGAAAAAAACGCCGATCGAGTAGTTTCTGCTTTAATAGACTTAGAAGCCTTAGCGGTAATGGATGATCCCGGACCAGTACGTCGATCGGTACAATTTATGTTAGATAACTTTATGGATAAGCCTTTCGAGGAACAATCCATCGGTAAAATTAGCGAAGATTTGTACGAAATCGCCTATGATCAACCTTTCCGTTTTCCTGCCACATTTACTTTTGTGATGCGCGCTTTTTCTACTTTAGAAGGGGTAGGAAAGGGATTAGACCCTGATTTTAACTTTATGGAGGTGGCACAACCTTTTGCCTTACAAGTAATGAATGATTTTAATAACAACGGTGTCGGCAAGTCAATTTTTGATGAAATTAGCCGTCAAGCATTCCAAGTTAGTAACTCGGCGTTGAGTCTGCCGAGACGATTAGAGGATACAATAGAGAAATTAGAGCGAGGTGATCTCCGTTTACGGGTTCGATCATTAGAGTCAGAACGCTTATTACGTCGTGTAGCAAGTATGCAAATGACAACGAATTATAGTTTATTTATGAGTGCTTTAATTCTATCTAGTACTATACTGGTTGTTAACGGACTTTGGCAATTAGCGATCGCTGTAGCTATTATCAGTATTTTCCCGGGTTTTTCTTTATTCCGTTTACTGAAACAATTAGATAAAGTCGATCGCAAACTATAATAAAATATTGCAATAAAAAATTAGATTAACCTATGAAATTTGCATCTACTGGTTTAACAGACCCCGGATTAGTTAGACCTTATAATCAAGATAGTCATTATATCGACCCAGAGGGAAGATTTTTTATTTTAGCTGATGGTATGGGAGGACACGCTGGAGGAGAAGAAGCCAGTCGCATCGCCACTCAAGTAGTTAAAGACTATTTAGAAGCTAATTGGGACGCTCCCATCGAATCCTACGATCTCATCGAAAAAGCTGTTTATCAGGCTAATGAAGGTATTTTAGAAGATCAAAGTACCAACCCTGCTAGGGCGGATATGGGTACTACTCTTGTGATGATCCTTTTTAGAAATGAAGAAACTTGGCGTGCCCATGTGGGAGATTCTCGCCTTTATCGTCTAAGGGAGGGAAATTTAGAACAAATCACCCTCGATCACACATGGATTTCTCAGGCAATTCGAGCTGGAGAAATCACCCTCGAAGATGCTAAACATCACCCTTGGCGTCACGTTTTATCTCAGTGTTTAGGCAGACGAGATTTATACGAAGGTATTGACATTCAACAAATAGAAGACACTCTGCCGGGCGATCGATTTTTACTCTGTAGCGATGGTTTAACGGAAGAAGTTGCACCAGAATTAATTGGTAAATCTTTGGGGGAAACGGAAAACCTAGAAGAAGCCGCCAGTTTATTAGTGCAAAATGCTAAAGATGGCGGTGGTTCGGATAATATTACCGTTGTGTTAGTTGCTGTGAAAGAATGAATAAAAAGTAATGAGTAATGTAGGGGCTTAATATATTAAGCCCGAAATGAGGGTGTTAATCCATAATCCGCCGTGTAATGAATTACACGGAACCAATGAGATCACGTTCAATAAATTGAACTTAGAAATTTTTGATTAAAATTATCTACTATTGACTATTCATTCTCAATTCTCAATTCTCAATTCTCAATTAATCCTATGTCTAGCCAAATCATCGAAATATTATCGGCGGACGAAATGCGCCGTACTTTAACCCGTTTAGCGTCTCAAATTGTCGAGGAAGCCTCGGATTTATCTCAAGTTGTGCTATTAGGGATTTATACAAGGGGTGTACCTCTGGCTAATTTGTTAGCCAATCAAATTGAGGTGATCGAACAGGTTAAAGTACCCGTTGGTGCGATCGATATTACCTTTTATCGAGACGACTTAGATCAAATTAAGACTCGTACCCCTGAAAGAACTCAAATTCCCTTCGATTTGACGGGTAAAATTGTGGTGTTAGTGGATGATGTGATTTATAAAGGTAGGACTATTCGAGCGGCTTTAAATGCTGTTAGTGAGTATGGGCGCCCCGAAATTATTAAGTTAGTAGTATTGGTCGATCGAGGTCATCGACAATTACCGATACATCCCGATTTTACGGGGAAATCTTTACCGACTGCCAAGGAAGAACAAGTTAAGGTATATTTGGATTCGATCGACGGTAGGGATGCCGTAGAATTGATTAAATAATAGTTCGATCGTCTTTGATTCGTAGGGGTTGAATAGTATTCAACTCCATCACCTGAGTTCGATATAACAGCTGAAAATCTCGACAATTTTACATCGAACTGAGGTTTATTTCCGTTATAAGTTTATGCAGTAACAGGGATGTTAAAGTATTGACAAGCCGTTAACCTTTCATTCTCAGGAAAAGGTAAATCAGCAACATTTAAACCTTTTCTGACAAGGTAATAAAAATCTAATACCTCAATACCAACGATATTATTATTGTTATCGTAGTCAATAATAATTCTGTCAGTTTCGGGTTCGGTACTATGAATTTTATTTTCAGTTAATTTAAAGTAGATTGCGTCAACTTCTTGGTCATAGGTGACAATCATATTTTATTCCTCATGTTGCGGTTAAAGTAAAGAGTTATACTTGGCGAGGGTATAACTTGAGTTTGGTGAAGGTAGGCAAAAGGCAAGTAGGCAAAAGGCAACTGTACATTTTGCAACATCAGATTATAACCTTGATGAGTATATTATTCTTATGGGTGTCGAATTAGCAGAACTCGGTTATCAAATTCAGCTATTCTCTTATAGTAATGATATTTCTCTCCACTATCATCAATAATAAACTCTGAACGTTCAAAGTTTTCGATCGTATCAACAACCCATGACTCTTTAATGTCTCCTCTTTCAGTCAATCTCTTTCGAGCGTGGTTTGTCCATAAATATTTATCATTCATAATGGTTCGATCGTTTTTGATTCGTAAGGCTTGAATACTATTCAACCCGATAAGGTTTGAAGGCTTAATTTTACCTATTTTTGAAAATGTCTCATATTGAGTAAATAATTTATTTAAGGAAAAAAACGATATATTTCTTTACGATGTAAAACCCTAGAAAATATAATTTTATCTTCTTCTAAAAAAAATCCTATTCTATAATCTCCGACTCTGATACGATAAGCATTATCATCACCTTTAATTTTTTTAACATTATCAATAGTTGTCAAATTTTCAGAATTAGGTATTTCTATCATCGCTAAAGTTTTAATTTTGTTGTAAATAGGATTACTTTTTAGCTTTTTTAAGTCTTTAATAAAACTAGGTAAATATTCTGTTTTCATTCTTTTTCTAATTCTTCTAAAGCTGACTCTAAACTTAATGGTTTTTCATTTTTTGTTGCTAACATAGCTTGATATAAACTTTCATCTTCTAGCATTTCCAATAAATATTGATAGTCGTTAAAATCTAAAATTACTTTACGAATATTACCATCTATATCAGTAATTAATTCTTGAGCAAATGGATAGCTTTTTGTATTCATATTTTTAAAATTTTATTCCTAAACTTATTATTTAATCTTAGTCTAATTTTTTCCCTACTCCCAAAGAAGAATAAATTATATCAAGTTCAGATAATTACCTACAATATATCTAATTGTAGGTTGGGTTGAGGATACCAAACCCAACAAAACCGATGATTTTTTATTAGACTTCTCCAGAAATGATGATTTTACAACGCTAGAACAAGTATCCTAATTGAAACTAAGATCATGAAAAGATTAATGTTGGCGTTAAAAGTGATTAGACAAAAACAGAGAGGCTTTTTGGAATTTATGCAAAATTAATGGAAAAATTAAGATTTTTTAATATTTTATATTGTATTTAATCTCAAACACTTATTAATCATCAAAATACAGTTAAGAGTTAGAACAAAAGTATTCCTTTCCTCGATCGTCAAACAAGTTATTTAGATTTCGATCGATCATAGGGATGCCGTAGAATTGATTAAGTCGTTTATGTGATAATCAAAAAAAAAGAAACTTTATGATTAAATTATCAGTCTAAAATAATATCAGAGTCGATCGTGAAAAACTTTTAGTTTTTAAAGTTATGTTAAAACAAGTAAATGGAAGATTTATTTTTATTCGTAATTGCCTAGTTATTTATGTGCTGGTGGGTTTTTTTGCTTCTGTAATAGCTGACTCCCATAAAAATTTTCAGTTAAGCTCTCAATCTGTGAATGCAGGTCAATTTTCTCGACTTATTTCTCTTACCGTTGCTCATCAGGCTAATGAAAATTTATATAAATAAGTATTCAATTTAACAGAGATAATTGTCATGTTTTATTATGACGGAAATTTGGAAAAAGGGAATCATATTCAGTTAGATATTAATGATTCAGCTTGGTTATATGGTGCAACGGTTTTTACAACTTTAAGGGTTTATAATCAGTCTCTTTTTCATCCTTTAACTAATTGGCTGAATCACTGTGTGCGACTGAAATTGAGTATCAAAGAATTTGCTTGGGTAATGCCTAATTGGGAGAGAATAGAAACAGAAGCTACGGTTTTATTAGAGCATTTTCCTGTGTTAAGAATTACTGTTTTTCCTGACGGTAAAGAATTAATTATGGGGCGACAATTACCTTTAAATTTAGCCGAAAAACAAGCAAAAGGTATTAAGGGTTTAGTTTCGATCGATCCTCAAATAAAACGCTCTTTACCTCTACATAAAACAGGTAATTATTTAACTTCTTGGTTAGCTTTACAACAAGCTAAAACACAAGGTTATGACGAAGCAATTTTAACGGATTCCGATCATAATTGGTTAGAAACCAGTACAGGAAATTTATGGGGATATAAGGATGGTATTTGGTTTACTCCTTCTTTAGATGCAGGAATTTTACCCGGTATTGCCCGAAAAACTATTATCGAAAATGCTGATTTTCCCATAGAAATTAATACTTGGTCATGGGAATTTGTGCAACAATTAGACTCGATCGTTTATAGTAATAGTGTAGTAGAAATAATCCCTTTTCATACCATAAAAATAGGGGAAATAATCCTCAATTATAATGTCAATCATCACTGTTTAGAAGTGCTTAAAAATATCTTTTCTATGGTGATTTAATCAAGGTTTATCTCAAAGTTCGTAGTGATGGCTTTAGCCATTAGACATCTCCAAGAATTAATAAAATAAGGGTTAAAACCCTTACTACGAACTAATAAAGGTGGGCAATGCCCACCCTACAAAAATTTAAGAGTTAGGCGATCGCCAATGTTTGACTAATAGCGTCTCTTAGTAATGGCGCTTTATCAGTTTTTTCCCAAGGCAAATCTAAATCTGTCCGTCCAAAATGTCCGTAGGCGGCTACGTCTTGATAAAAACGTCCGTTTCTTTGGGCAGGTAAAGAACGCAAATTGAACATTTGAATAATACCAGCAGGACGTAAATCAAAATTAGCCTTGACTAAGGGTAATAATTTTTCTTCGGGGACGGTAGCAGTGCCAAAAGTTTCGATAAAAATACTTACAGGTTGAGCAACACCGATGGCGTAACTAACTTGTACTTCGCATTTAGTGGCTAAACCAGCCGCTACAATATTTTTTGCCACATAGCGACAAGCATAGGAGGCACTTCGATCGACCTTAGTGGGGTCTTTACCAGAGAAAGCACCGCCACCATGACGGGAATAACCGCCATAGGTATCGATAATAATTTTACGCCCTGTTAAACCTGAATCTCCTTGAGGACCGCCAATGACAAATTTACCAGTAGGATTGAGTAAGAAACGAGTTTTATCCGTTGGTTTTAGTTGTAAATCGTGGAAAACAGGGTTAACTACTACCTCTTGAATTGCTTCCCGTAAGGTGGCTTGAATGGCGTTATTATCGGTAATATTGCCAATGGTTGCGCTGTGTTGAGTGGAAATTAGAATAGTATCAATACCTACAGGAATACCATCTTCATAGGCGATCGTAACTTGAGTTTTGCCATCGGGTCCTAAATAGGGTAATTCCCCAGATTTGCGCACTACCGCCAAACGTCTTGCCATGCGGTGAGCCAAACTAATGGGTAAAGGCATTAATTCAGGAGTTTCATTACAAGCATATCCAAACATGATACCTTGATCTCCTGCACCAATTCGATCGAGTTCATCATCACTAAGATTTTCGCGCTGTTCTTGAGCTTTGTCAACCCCTTGGGCAATATCCGCAGATTGCTCATCTAAAGCGATTAAAACCGAGCAACTATCGGCAGAAAAACCATTACCAGCGTCAGTATAGCCAATATCGGCGATTTTTTTCCGAGCTAAATCAATATAATTGACATGAGCCTTCGATGAAATTTCTCCAGTAATCAAAACTAAACCTGTGTTAACAACCACTTCCGCCGCCACACGACTAGAAGAATCTTCCGTTAACAAAGCATCTAAAATTGTATCGGAGATTTGGTCACAAATTTTGTCCGGATGCCCCTCTGTAACGGACTCGGACGTAAATAGATAGTTACGACTCAATTCTTTTATCCTCGATAATTTTTTATATCATCTTATACCATATAAGTTAATATTGCTATCAAACTATTAAAATAATCTCTATATGAATCAAGAATTTGATTATGGTTGGAAAAGTGAAAAACCCAATCATTCCCATAACTATTATTTACCCGCAATTTT
This window contains:
- a CDS encoding PP2C family protein-serine/threonine phosphatase, with the protein product MKFASTGLTDPGLVRPYNQDSHYIDPEGRFFILADGMGGHAGGEEASRIATQVVKDYLEANWDAPIESYDLIEKAVYQANEGILEDQSTNPARADMGTTLVMILFRNEETWRAHVGDSRLYRLREGNLEQITLDHTWISQAIRAGEITLEDAKHHPWRHVLSQCLGRRDLYEGIDIQQIEDTLPGDRFLLCSDGLTEEVAPELIGKSLGETENLEEAASLLVQNAKDGGGSDNITVVLVAVKE
- the ltrA gene encoding group II intron reverse transcriptase/maturase, which gives rise to MNVKYKWNAWNQIDWKIVEVAVFKLQKRIYKASQRGDVKLVHKLQRLLTKSYYGKLWATRMVTQDNQGKVTAGVDGKKSLRPNQRLELASSLRIGRKTKPLRRVWIPKTNGEKRGLGIPTIEDRALQALVKLGLEPQWESNFEGNSYGFRPARSCHDAIEAIFNSIRYVPKYVLDADITGCFDNIDHNKLLNKLNSYPQLNRQVKAWLKSGVMENKDLIPTDKGTPQGGVISPLLANIALHGMELEVKKYARTLKGNSYRNEKSISLIRYADDFVILHKDLNIIIKCKEIIEKWLKEVGLELKPEKTHISHTLNEHEGNVGFDFLGFNIRQYSIGKCHSGKSTNGKLLGFKTIIKPSKKKVKTHIKKIGDVIRRHKSSPQIALINELNPIIRGWSNYYSTVCSKETYSECDHIIYRQLKRWGERRHSKKSKSWVTRKYWHEDYSDERTRNWVFKTKDGMILLNHSDTPIVRHVKVKGDKSLFDGDWIYWATRKGSHPEVSTKMATLLKRQKGKCNHCGLYFKDGDLVEIDHVIPSSSGGKNEYNNLQALHRHCHDTKTNNDYKEIPNFGNKKNTKSIQSSKGHSQTGRSQ
- a CDS encoding type II toxin-antitoxin system RelE family toxin gives rise to the protein MKTEYLPSFIKDLKKLKSNPIYNKIKTLAMIEIPNSENLTTIDNVKKIKGDDNAYRIRVGDYRIGFFLEEDKIIFSRVLHRKEIYRFFP
- the metK gene encoding methionine adenosyltransferase is translated as MSRNYLFTSESVTEGHPDKICDQISDTILDALLTEDSSSRVAAEVVVNTGLVLITGEISSKAHVNYIDLARKKIADIGYTDAGNGFSADSCSVLIALDEQSADIAQGVDKAQEQRENLSDDELDRIGAGDQGIMFGYACNETPELMPLPISLAHRMARRLAVVRKSGELPYLGPDGKTQVTIAYEDGIPVGIDTILISTQHSATIGNITDNNAIQATLREAIQEVVVNPVFHDLQLKPTDKTRFLLNPTGKFVIGGPQGDSGLTGRKIIIDTYGGYSRHGGGAFSGKDPTKVDRSASYACRYVAKNIVAAGLATKCEVQVSYAIGVAQPVSIFIETFGTATVPEEKLLPLVKANFDLRPAGIIQMFNLRSLPAQRNGRFYQDVAAYGHFGRTDLDLPWEKTDKAPLLRDAISQTLAIA
- a CDS encoding ABC1 kinase family protein, which encodes MPTPLNNKPEAGKKVYRWNRDNYSSLRRRIDIWTFVLILLFKLWRNSKKWTYANGYTEEKRSNRRRIQAGWIRENLLELGPTFIKVGQLFSTRADIFPAEYVEELSKLQDRVPAFSFEQVTAIIEKDLSKPLNKLFRSFDPTPLAAASLGQVHKAQLYSGEEVVVKIQRPGLPQLFTIDLGILKQITRYFQNHPRWGKGRDWLGIYEECCRILWEETDYLREGRNADTFRRNFRSADWVKVPKVFWRYTSPRVLTLEYMPGIKISHYEALEAAGLDRKVLAKLGARAYLQQLLNDGFFHADPHPGNLAVAGDGALIFYDFGMMGQLKSNVKEKLIEMLFGVTEKNADRVVSALIDLEALAVMDDPGPVRRSVQFMLDNFMDKPFEEQSIGKISEDLYEIAYDQPFRFPATFTFVMRAFSTLEGVGKGLDPDFNFMEVAQPFALQVMNDFNNNGVGKSIFDEISRQAFQVSNSALSLPRRLEDTIEKLERGDLRLRVRSLESERLLRRVASMQMTTNYSLFMSALILSSTILVVNGLWQLAIAVAIISIFPGFSLFRLLKQLDKVDRKL
- a CDS encoding DUF4258 domain-containing protein — encoded protein: MNSIQALRIKNDRTIMNDKYLWTNHARKRLTERGDIKESWVVDTIENFERSEFIIDDSGEKYHYYKRIAEFDNRVLLIRHP
- a CDS encoding ParA family protein translates to MGYVISTVNMKGGVGKTTLTVNLATSLAKNFKKRVLVLDLDAQISATLSLLPPHEFGKLRKKRKTLSYLIDGVIQPNPYAKLTIHDIITPFVCGLPLLELLPGDIELYDEYLVSEMLHQKAVNDNKIENFESVWNSFERMLIHDILQPIINDYDFIIMDCAPGYNLLTRSAIAASDFYLLPARPEPLSLVGIQLLERRIKKLKDSHQNTDPLKLQLLGIVFILSEGGLFGRYDKYYDQVKRRVQQDFSIDQIFANDIPMDVNVAKAVDLFMPAVLTSPNSSGGKAFLKLTEEFLEKINTKN
- a CDS encoding aminotransferase class IV; protein product: MFYYDGNLEKGNHIQLDINDSAWLYGATVFTTLRVYNQSLFHPLTNWLNHCVRLKLSIKEFAWVMPNWERIETEATVLLEHFPVLRITVFPDGKELIMGRQLPLNLAEKQAKGIKGLVSIDPQIKRSLPLHKTGNYLTSWLALQQAKTQGYDEAILTDSDHNWLETSTGNLWGYKDGIWFTPSLDAGILPGIARKTIIENADFPIEINTWSWEFVQQLDSIVYSNSVVEIIPFHTIKIGEIILNYNVNHHCLEVLKNIFSMVI
- the cutA gene encoding divalent-cation tolerance protein CutA gives rise to the protein MEKNNYGIVLVTASSETEASSIAHTLIEESLAVCVNFMPITSVYHWQGKVCQDSEWQLIIKTDLILFERLESKIRELHSYDVPEIVRFV
- the pyrR gene encoding bifunctional pyr operon transcriptional regulator/uracil phosphoribosyltransferase PyrR — encoded protein: MSSQIIEILSADEMRRTLTRLASQIVEEASDLSQVVLLGIYTRGVPLANLLANQIEVIEQVKVPVGAIDITFYRDDLDQIKTRTPERTQIPFDLTGKIVVLVDDVIYKGRTIRAALNAVSEYGRPEIIKLVVLVDRGHRQLPIHPDFTGKSLPTAKEEQVKVYLDSIDGRDAVELIK
- a CDS encoding DUF2283 domain-containing protein, translated to MIVTYDQEVDAIYFKLTENKIHSTEPETDRIIIDYDNNNNIVGIEVLDFYYLVRKGLNVADLPFPENERLTACQYFNIPVTA